The following DNA comes from Mycolicibacterium lutetiense.
CAGCGCACGCAACCCCTTCCAGGTGAAGGCCAGGTTCACCCAGCGCTTGAAGATATTGACCGTCTCGCGGACGTCGGTGGCCGACTGCACCAGGGGAACCATCTCGGCCAGCCAGGCCCGGCCCGCCTCGGGAGTGTCGAACGACAGGAACTCGTACCGACCGGTCAGGTGCGGTGTCCCGGTCAGCATGATGTGCTGGATATCGTCGAATTCGAGGGCGGTCATCGCATTTGGAGCCACAGCATGTGGTGTCACTGCATTTGGTCCAACATGTCGGAGAACGCTTCCTTGAGCCGCAACGCCTTCTTGACCTCCTCGGACGTGACGTACGGGTACTCGCCGTACTCCAGGAAGCTGGGCACCTGATGGTCGCGGACGAACATGATGAAGGCCTCCGGATTGGTCTTCCAGTCCTCCGGGAAGCCCACCAGATGGGTGAAAGCCGTGGTGATGCCGGTCGAGCTGAACAGTTTGACGGCATCCTCGGTGTATTTGTCGAAGTCGGTGTCGAAAATGCCCTGGTACTGGAAATGCACACCGGATCCGACGTCGAATAACTGCCAGCGCAGGTAGTGCAGCTTCAGCGGGGCGAGCACGTCCGGCTGCGCTGCGACGGCCGCCTCGAGCTGCTTGCCGTAATCGCGGATCGCCTGCTCATGGCCGTCGAGCACCTTGGCGATGATGTTGAAGCCGTAACAAGCGGGAGTGCGGGGAAAGGTAGGCCCGTACCGCCCCCGGGTCAATTCGAAATAGCCCTCTTTGGGGATGGCTAGAGCTGCTGGTCGGGACCAATCATTGCTTCCGTTGTGTGCCATGGCAACAACGATAAATACGCGAAGGTCTCACGTCGTCCCCCAATTCGGGGGATTATTTCCACCCGAAATACCGTCGCCTTACACCTCAGACCTCACCGGCTCGACTTTCCAACTGCAATGGCCATAGAGGAGTCGAGCGGTCAGGAGCATCCCGCCGAGCAAAGCCGCAGTGAAAAGCCATGCACTGACCGCCAACTGGATACCGCCGCTGAGAGTGTGCCCGCTGGTGCATCCGCCGGCCATCCGGGCCCCGAAGATCACGAAAAACGATCCCACAAAGCATGCCAGTGCCCGCCTGGCGCGGCTGGGGCCGAATCGATTACGCCATGACGGCGGCACGACAGGGCGGAACGCGTTGAAGCGACCGGTGATGAACAGTGCCGAGAACAGGGATCCGAGCAGCACGCCGAGAACGACCAGAGGCTCCCAGCCGATCGTGGCGAAGACCTCCCGGCTGTAGTCGAAGCCCGGCATGAAGAGGTGCCCCACCACCCACGAGTAGGTGGTCGACATGCCGAAGGGCTGCCGAAGGAACAGCGACAGCACCACGAGCGCGGCGACGAACGTGGCCGCCATGGCAGTGGCCCGCGCGAAGAAGGTCGCGCTGGGGACCTGCTGTGACGCCAGCCGCGACAGTAAGGCGGGCCGGGCCGGCACGGCCGCGCCTTCGGACAGGTAGGCAGACGTGTCTTCGGCAAAGGCCCGATCATGTTCATCGAGTGGGGCACAGGTGCCGCGTAGATCCTGAAAACACCGGTGCTTTCCCCCCACATATCGTGGGAGGTGGTACAGCAGCGTCAACGCGACTGCCGCGTAAGCGATTGCGATGATGAACATCGGGATGGGGCGGATGTCCGCGATGTCTCCGGTAGCTACCAGGTCACCGAGATCGGCGGTGTGCACCAGCCAACGGCCCGCATCGGTCTGGTAGACCGCGGTCCAGGCCGCGGCGCCCAGGAATCCGCCGGGTAGCGCTGCAAGGGCATCCCGGCGCCCCTCCCCGAGGGCGATCATTTCGGTGCCCGGGAAGTAGCCGCTCACCGCTGCTCCGGCACCGAACAAGATCCCGCCGACGGTGACGCCGATCAGATACGTGGGCCTCGGTGAGAAGTGCATCGAGAATCCCAGCGCATAGAGGCCATACAGCAGGACAGCGCCGATCGCGGTGACAAACAGAAAGCAGCCGAGGAGGAGCCGGTCTACGAGCCTGGCAGTCCGGATAATTGTTTCGGGGTTGCCGATTCCCCACAACGATGCCGGAACACTGAACGCCGCACCGATCAGCAGCCCCACCCATAACGGAGCGGTGACGCTGACCATGCGCACCTCCTGAGGCAGTGGCTGTGGGACCTGGCCGTCAGAAGTTGGGCGTGCTCACGTCTTCGAGTGCCTGCCGGGGGCCCGTC
Coding sequences within:
- a CDS encoding YeeE/YedE thiosulfate transporter family protein, with amino-acid sequence MVSVTAPLWVGLLIGAAFSVPASLWGIGNPETIIRTARLVDRLLLGCFLFVTAIGAVLLYGLYALGFSMHFSPRPTYLIGVTVGGILFGAGAAVSGYFPGTEMIALGEGRRDALAALPGGFLGAAAWTAVYQTDAGRWLVHTADLGDLVATGDIADIRPIPMFIIAIAYAAVALTLLYHLPRYVGGKHRCFQDLRGTCAPLDEHDRAFAEDTSAYLSEGAAVPARPALLSRLASQQVPSATFFARATAMAATFVAALVVLSLFLRQPFGMSTTYSWVVGHLFMPGFDYSREVFATIGWEPLVVLGVLLGSLFSALFITGRFNAFRPVVPPSWRNRFGPSRARRALACFVGSFFVIFGARMAGGCTSGHTLSGGIQLAVSAWLFTAALLGGMLLTARLLYGHCSWKVEPVRSEV